The Brevinematales bacterium genome has a segment encoding these proteins:
- a CDS encoding flagellar basal body-associated FliL family protein yields the protein MGDDEKEEIGIETPESEEQSKKVGFSFGSIIEWILSHVLQLVIAAIIAAIVAFIVVSQMRARISEEIVVARGPIKKEPPPMTFDLGSFNINTADTDEPHFVRIKMYIAYPEKNNPLMLELGQRKFQIRDIVITTVSSMKKEDLDEPIEREELKERLKKLINNILVNGEILDIFFDEFTVY from the coding sequence ATGGGTGATGACGAAAAAGAGGAGATAGGTATAGAAACGCCTGAAAGTGAAGAGCAATCTAAGAAAGTAGGTTTTAGTTTCGGATCTATAATAGAATGGATTCTGTCGCATGTTTTACAGCTTGTTATAGCAGCTATAATAGCTGCAATAGTTGCTTTTATTGTAGTTTCTCAGATGAGAGCAAGAATATCTGAAGAAATAGTTGTTGCAAGAGGACCTATAAAAAAAGAACCTCCTCCTATGACTTTTGATTTGGGTAGTTTTAATATAAACACAGCAGATACAGATGAGCCTCACTTTGTGAGAATTAAGATGTATATAGCGTATCCCGAAAAAAATAATCCACTTATGCTTGAGCTTGGGCAAAGGAAGTTTCAAATTAGAGATATAGTTATTACTACGGTTTCGTCTATGAAAAAAGAAGATCTAGATGAACCTATAGAAAGAGAAGAGCTTAAAGAAAGGTTAAAAAAGCTTATCAATAATATACTTGTCAATGGAGAGATATTAGACATATTTTTTGATGAATTTACTGTTTACTAA
- a CDS encoding tetratricopeptide repeat protein, with protein MLPQKDIQKIIDAYQESNFIRCAQLGKGVYYELPNEVRKLVELSSFYTRGVVSENLETIFDYKSYLDIILSKILFLRGNINKYRSIPYNVLSKSNDNLSKLYALKEIKMFDERNFKNIYINLGIIKTLSEREEYLRMFLENDYNRAINSISNILSTTSHTEILLDLADIWYYTGQYKELSELCLSLYKQNKMNDYFIYLQAYSYFSSGKIYESINLLEKLVKIYPRNPNITYNLSVSYYRIGNFERALEFINSTQSIHSAPEINFLKGLILYKIGKFEESKNEFISLQFHEEYKFSSEYNISICEYKLKRYESAISRLINLRNSNFIDKKNSDAINKTIWYIKRESRKIPYALTFLILLLLSSGVGILIYFIMNYLGLR; from the coding sequence ATGCTACCTCAAAAAGATATACAAAAAATAATAGATGCATACCAGGAAAGTAATTTCATCAGGTGTGCTCAATTAGGTAAAGGTGTGTATTATGAGCTACCCAATGAAGTAAGAAAACTTGTGGAATTATCCTCTTTCTATACAAGAGGAGTTGTATCAGAAAACCTAGAAACCATATTTGACTATAAATCATATCTTGACATAATTTTATCAAAAATCCTCTTTCTAAGAGGAAATATAAATAAGTATAGATCCATACCCTATAACGTACTATCAAAATCAAATGACAACCTAAGTAAATTATATGCTTTAAAAGAAATAAAAATGTTTGACGAAAGAAACTTCAAAAATATATATATCAACTTGGGCATAATAAAAACTTTATCGGAAAGAGAGGAATATCTAAGAATGTTTCTGGAAAACGACTACAATAGAGCAATAAATTCCATATCCAACATTCTCTCAACAACATCCCATACTGAAATACTATTAGATCTTGCAGATATATGGTACTACACAGGTCAGTATAAAGAACTTTCCGAGCTTTGTTTATCATTATATAAACAAAACAAAATGAATGACTACTTTATATATTTACAAGCATACTCATACTTTTCATCAGGTAAAATATACGAATCTATCAATTTACTTGAAAAACTTGTAAAAATTTATCCTAGAAATCCTAACATAACATACAATCTATCAGTAAGCTATTATAGAATAGGAAATTTTGAGAGAGCACTTGAATTTATAAACTCTACACAGAGCATTCACTCAGCACCAGAAATAAATTTTTTAAAAGGACTTATACTCTACAAGATTGGTAAATTTGAAGAAAGTAAAAACGAATTTATATCACTTCAGTTCCACGAAGAGTATAAATTTTCAAGTGAATATAATATAAGTATATGTGAATATAAGCTAAAAAGATATGAATCTGCTATTAGCAGATTGATAAATCTAAGAAACAGTAATTTTATAGACAAAAAGAATTCTGATGCAATAAACAAAACAATATGGTACATAAAGAGAGAAAGTAGGAAGATACCTTATGCTTTAACGTTTCTTATACTCTTACTTCTTTCATCAGGAGTAGGAATCTTAATATACTTTATTATGAACTACCTAGGACTGAGGTAG
- the ribD gene encoding bifunctional diaminohydroxyphosphoribosylaminopyrimidine deaminase/5-amino-6-(5-phosphoribosylamino)uracil reductase RibD, translating into MINTGIKLEYFELAYSLANRVKGVVSPNPAVGAVIVKNSKVVSVGYTQPNYGKHAEVIAIENAKVPLNGATMIVTLEPHQYHGHNPPCTDKIIQAGIKKVFVGTIDKNPKVNGKGIAALKSAGIEVKVGFLEEDLLELNEDFFKYVATGKPFVTVKYAMSIDGKLGTITGDSKWISSNSSREYVHSEIRRKADAILVGVNTIIADNPYLTIRYKKKEYLYKQPLRCIIDPFGKTPIDSIVVSDNLPTLFFVSEKVNKDFINYISKKENKKYEYVGLISDRFADISEIVSKLGEMKIINLLVEGGGEIIGSFFDNNLVDKVYVFISPKFIGGKNAKVIGGKGISKVEDSIRLYDIVAIRFEDDVMVKGYVEKPY; encoded by the coding sequence ATGATTAATACAGGCATAAAGTTAGAATACTTTGAACTTGCATATTCTTTAGCAAACAGAGTTAAGGGTGTAGTATCTCCGAACCCAGCTGTAGGAGCAGTAATAGTCAAAAATTCTAAAGTAGTATCCGTTGGATATACTCAACCAAACTATGGTAAACATGCAGAAGTTATCGCTATTGAAAACGCTAAAGTACCTTTAAATGGAGCAACTATGATTGTCACCCTCGAGCCCCACCAGTACCATGGACATAATCCTCCTTGCACGGATAAAATTATCCAGGCAGGAATAAAAAAAGTATTTGTAGGAACTATCGATAAAAATCCCAAAGTAAACGGTAAAGGTATCGCAGCGCTTAAGTCTGCAGGAATCGAGGTTAAGGTAGGATTCTTAGAAGAAGATCTACTTGAGTTAAATGAAGATTTTTTCAAATATGTCGCCACTGGTAAACCTTTCGTAACAGTAAAATACGCTATGAGTATAGACGGGAAATTAGGTACCATAACAGGAGACTCTAAATGGATATCATCAAACTCTAGTAGAGAGTATGTACACTCCGAGATAAGAAGAAAAGCAGACGCAATACTCGTAGGTGTTAATACAATAATAGCAGATAATCCATACTTAACAATAAGATACAAAAAAAAAGAATACCTTTATAAACAACCCTTAAGATGCATAATTGATCCATTTGGTAAAACTCCTATTGATTCAATAGTTGTAAGTGATAATTTACCAACTCTATTTTTCGTTTCAGAAAAGGTAAACAAAGATTTTATAAATTACATATCTAAGAAAGAAAACAAAAAGTATGAGTACGTAGGATTAATAAGTGATAGATTTGCTGATATCTCCGAGATAGTCTCAAAATTAGGTGAAATGAAAATAATAAACTTGTTAGTCGAAGGAGGGGGAGAAATAATAGGTAGCTTTTTCGACAACAATCTTGTAGATAAAGTATATGTATTTATCTCACCAAAATTTATAGGGGGTAAAAACGCCAAAGTCATAGGTGGTAAAGGAATATCCAAGGTAGAAGATAGTATCAGATTATACGATATAGTCGCCATTAGATTTGAAGATGATGTAATGGTAAAGGGTTATGTAGAAAAACCCTATTAA
- the fliE gene encoding flagellar hook-basal body complex protein FliE, whose amino-acid sequence MIIHNHGYEVNIKTSDIRHFHTKAQNKESNIEESFGEALLKIFDDINKKETKAKELQELAVVSPEEVNVHEVIIAEEEARISLLFVKTVVEKGISAWRDLLNLR is encoded by the coding sequence ATGATAATACATAACCATGGATATGAAGTTAACATAAAAACATCCGACATCAGGCACTTTCATACAAAGGCACAAAATAAAGAAAGCAACATTGAAGAAAGTTTTGGAGAAGCTTTACTTAAGATTTTCGATGATATCAACAAAAAAGAAACTAAAGCCAAAGAATTACAGGAATTGGCTGTCGTATCTCCTGAAGAAGTTAATGTCCATGAGGTTATCATAGCAGAAGAAGAAGCAAGAATATCACTTCTGTTCGTAAAAACAGTAGTTGAGAAAGGTATATCTGCTTGGAGAGACTTACTTAACTTGAGATAA